One window from the genome of Hippopotamus amphibius kiboko isolate mHipAmp2 chromosome 13, mHipAmp2.hap2, whole genome shotgun sequence encodes:
- the LOC130834839 gene encoding bublin coiled-coil protein-like, with protein MSGPNGDLGMPVEAGAEGEDDGFGAAEYAAVNSMLDQINFCLDHLEEKNDHLHARLQELLESNRRTRPEFQQQLEEAPSNASP; from the coding sequence ATGTCGGGCCCCAACGGGGACCTGGGCATGCCGGTGGAGGCGGGAGCGGAAGGCGAGGACGACGGCTTCGGGGCAGCGGAATACGCTGCTGTCAACTCCATGCTGGACCAGATCAACTTCTGTCTGGACCACCTGGAGGAGAAGAATGACCATCTCCACGCCCGCCTCCAGGAACTGCTTGAATCCAACCGGCGGACACGCCCTGAGTTCCAGCAGCAGCTTGAAGAGGCCCCCAGCAATGCCAGCCCCTAG